Part of the Anomaloglossus baeobatrachus isolate aAnoBae1 chromosome 1, aAnoBae1.hap1, whole genome shotgun sequence genome, tccttccgcatagccggcggcggccgcatgacgcaggtaagctgctgtccatcgttcccggggtatcacacggagcggcgtctgctaccccgggaacgatgaacaattaaattaaacgagattatgaaataataaaggaaaatctatttatgtttggtatctgcgtacttgtactgacctggagactcatacagccaggtcagttttactacaTAGTgaacctagtaaaaaaaaaaaaataaaaacattttttttgaaatttagaattttttttcctgttttcaagtacaatatgaggcagaatgaatggagtcattcaaaagtacaactcgtctttcaaaaaacaaaccctcatatggctaggTTGACGAAAAAgtaaaaaagtcatggctcttgaaagaaggggaggaaaaattgaagaaaaaaaaattgcagagtggtgaaggggttaaagggaaccagtcaggttcTGTATTTACTCAGAactaagagcagttctgggtgcatatttttaatccctgcttgtcagtccctgtatacactagcagagataacgatatctttagaaaaagtatttcttaaggccgctttacacgctgcgatatcggtacagatatcgctggtgtgggtacccgcccccatcggttgtgcgacatgggcaaatctctgcccgtggcgcacaacatagcccagacccgtcacactacttacctgccctgcgacgtcgctgtgaccggtgaaccgcctcctttctaaggggggcggttcgttcagcgtcacagcgacgtcacaacagcgtcactgaaccgccgcccaatagaagcggaggagcggagatgagtgggacgtaacatcccgcccacctccttccttccgcattgcggccgggaggcaggtaaggagagcttcctcgttcctgcgatgtcacacggagcgatgtgtgctgccacaggaacgaggaacaacttcgttactgctgcagtaacgatatttgagaatggacccccatgtcaccgatgagcgattttgcacgtttttgcgacgatgcaaaatcgctcataggtgtcacacgcaacaacattgctaatgcggccggatgtgcgtcacaaattctgtgacgccAACGACATAGCATTagcaatgtcatagcgtgtaaagcccgcttaaggctatgtgctcacgggacaatgtacccgcggactttccggcaggtttgtccgcaggtttcccgaagcagctccccggaatccgcagctatccattgctgcggaattcgagcatttttgttgcggtaaacctgtgggacaagtgcggaaatacctgcggacatcccaccctctatctccatagtggagaggcgggacatccgcagatatCTCCGCAAGAATAATTAACATGTAGTTACATGCAGCTGCGGGAAATctaccgcagccgcacataccgcagcattgatatagAACTCCTCAATCCCGTAGGATAACATGAGGAGTCTCTATACTTGCGTTAACCTgcgaatttatctggaaaatccatataaatccgcgggttttccgCGCAAAGTCCACGggcacattgtcccgtgggcacttaGCCTTAAGATtccttataatatgctaatgaggccagggactagtcacaagggcgttagttccattgggtagttggcccccttagcatgtaagcatgcccctgtgggtgtactaacatgctaatgaatgtgcagcgtcataggcatggtcgctctcacctctctgctgccatcgcatctGGCGCTGCTTTTCGACtagtgtagtgtgcatgaccggtagtctggggacttctgatcatacagtacagaccaaaagtttgaacacaccttctcatctctagaacaactgttaagaggagactttgtgaagcagccttcatggtaaaatagctgcttgctaggaaaccactgctaaggacaggcaacaagcagaagagacttgtttgggctaaagaacacaaggaatggacattagaccagtggaaatctgtgctttggtctgatgagtccaaatttgagatctttggatccaaccacggtgtctctgtagaaaaggtgaacagatggactctacatggctggttcccaccgtgaagcatggaggaggaggtgtgatggtgtgggggtgctttgctggtgacattgttggggatttattcaaaattgaaggcatactgaaccagcatggctaccacagcatcttgcagtggcatgctattccatccggttgcgtttagttggaccatcatttatttttcaacaggacaatgaccccaaacacacctccaggctgtgtaagggctatttgactaagagggagagtgatgacctggtctccacagtcaccagacctgaacccaatcgagatggtttggggtgagctggacggcagagtgaaggcaaaagggtcaacaagtgctaagcatctctgggaactccttcaagactgttggaagaccatttccggtgactacctcttaaacctcatcaagagaataccaagagtgtgcaaagcagtaatgaaagcaaaaggtggctgctttgaagaacctagaatattaggctatgtgcgcactagaaatgagaagtttctcaagaaaatttcttgagaaacttctgggagtgaaagatttccggacctccggaaaaaatccgcaccaaatccgcatgcggatttgccgcggatttgccgcggtatagccgcggaattgccgcggaattgccgcgattttcccgcgggtggttccctgcggatttttgcaggctgtactgccgaaatccgcagggtacctgcggaaataatggacatgttcattttctcaagaaagtttctcgagaaattcttctcgcggaaatttcttgagaaaaatccgcaccagtgcgcacagctttttttttttaccatagaatttgctgggaaatgtctgcacaaagattgcagacatttctcaagaaatttccgcggcaaatccgtgggtaaatccgtgggtaaaaagctctagtgcgcacatagcctaagacatattttcagttgtttcacacttttttaagtatttcattccacatgttttaattcatagttttgatgccttcaacgtgaatctacaattttcagagtcccaaaaataaagaaaactctttgaatgagaaggtgtctccaaacttttggtctgtactgtatgtactgaCCTGACGCAGGTGATGTCATCCACATCGCCGGCCATAGTCTTGCGCCTGCGCAAAGACCTCACCGGCTCGCGCAAGCGAACCTATGGTTTCGGCTCTGCCCGCGATGGGGCAGAGTGTACTGCACCTGCGCGAGCCGAGAATGACTCTGCACAGATGCGAGATTTTGCAAAGCAACTTGGATGATGAGGGAGGGGTCACccacgtcaatcatgaaaggaggacagTGAACATCAgtagaaggagggacaggagccaagaaaaggacgcccatccaaCTGGAACGGTTAATTTACATACGTGGcagcagattttataaaggtatttttggggtctggaagggaagtcagggaacaaggtgcaccttcatagaatgcagtccaggagctgcagaaggggagacttttggttcaattctgaaaaaactggtgacaggttccctttaaggctcccGCACACACTGCATCTAAAGACACAGTTGAGCTTTGtcctgaacagccgggggagtcactcagatatcccgcagctgttcgctaaTTTGTCACaagcacgactactctctagcgcccccccttgtcggcaggccacttttggtactgcaggacaatgcataaaatgaggctgctgagctaataatgccaaatattggaggtctcacaggaagggtaaatgtatatatcaccgattcccgctaatggaatatatatatatacctcggtacccttaatgatagcactccaacccCTGGAAActggacaatcctatacacagtatgtataTCCTCTGGCATTGACCCAGTGTGTACTAAGACACTCGCTTTTATCAACCTCTGCCCCACCCGCAGcaccacctctgctgacatcatgtaagggaggGTGTTTTCTCCTCTTCCAACATTTAGGAATCCTCATGGTCCTCATATCTCTGTGTGGGAGCATCCCACGCGGACGATATTAccttcatttttttatattatgattttagcagCAGGTGGATACCACACAAAGGGAATCTGGTATGTTCTGAGTGccagatattaatttgtggctcttccgtatgtcctacgattaagctAAAATATGTGAGATTTGCGTTATGGAATTTTGAGATCAGCagtatgcccgccatatctgggggacatatgtatctcgcaatattaatacttccccaacgAAGACAATACTGCTGCCCCAGCCCTTTGATCAGCAAAGCTATATTCCTTTAGGAAACTTGTATTCCacccctgtgtatacagattgtagATGGAGTGTCTCTGGCTACGCAGGGGGGTCTTTGAAGAACTGGGGGAAGGTGTGATAAGCTAATTCAAATGTATCTGTTCCAACTCCTGACAAGGAAATCTTAtcctggctgttaatttggcaGGGTTCTGGAGGAAGGGGGGGAATGACTCCTGATCCAGAGACcctgaaaacatatctgcttattatattttcatgacacctcccccttcttGACTGCGCTATGGAGGCAGGACCTCTCGGTACTCCTCCAAGCGCAGCTCCGCAGTCTCGTGCTCTTGGGCCCAACAGGGTGTGCTCTGGGCTATGCAAGTTGCCCTGGCTGAACACAGCATGGAGGTCCAGGCCCAACCTTCACGGATCCCACGGTACCCTTTCAGTTTTGGTCTCGGAGACAGGAGTCTCTGTGGGGTCACTCGATAGCTCATGATCGGCCTCTGCTGGCAGGGCAGTTCACACCCCCTGGCTAAGGGTAGCCAGAAGTGGTGTTAAGGCGCCAACTCAACAGGATCCCTCTTGGACCTGTCCTGAGTCCGCGATTGGTTCCTTTAGCCCGTTGCAGGCTGAAGGCCCAGAAGGCAGTGCATTGCCTGCATTCTGAATACTCAGTCGGCGGGTGACAGCAGCTACATAGGCTGTCTTCCCGGCGGATAAAGACACCTTCCCATCAGCCTGACTGGCTGGGGACCACACTTTCCTGTCACCCTGACAGGTTTGGGATACAACTTTCCGATCACCCTGCCAAGCTGTGGGCAACGTGAGTCCCTCATCTTGACAGGTGGTGGGAGATTCTTTCCCGCCATGCTGACAGGGGGTGGGTACGTCTGTCCCATCCCTCTGACAGACAGTGGATCCAACTTTCCCATCGTCCGGGCAGGTCATGGATACGACTGTCCCATCACCCTGTCCAGCCGGGGAATACATTTTCCTCTCATCATATCGCACTACAGAATCAGTGCTAATCATGGAGCAGCTACCACCGGCCATGTCACAGCCCATCGTGATACTGACACGCCGCACACAACCACCTTTCTCATGGCTGCCGTGCCTGTCTCCATCTCCCTTAGCAATGATTCTTACCGCTGTGAGGGTATCGTCAGCCACATCACCCCGCAGTGTGACATGGCTGAGTTCTCCTGTACCATGAGATGCATCACTCTGTGATACCTCAGGGTCCGCGCTATTTATGGGGCAGCTACCACTGGCCATGTCACAGTCCGTCATGACATTAACAAGCTGCAGGCGACCACCTTCTTCATGGTCCCCAtgcctgcctccatctctgtcagcacagacacataCTACCTTGGGGAcggcctcagccacgtcacccgcaGCGTGGCATGGCTGAAGTTCCCCACACAATCATccactttattttcatgcacaacaTTAATAATCACCTTCTGATCACCAATATTCGGGTCACATGACTTAATAGGGCTTACATCACATAACTTATCAACGgcgcttgcatcacatgacttattaacaacatttgcatcacataagTTATCAACGgcgcttgcatcacatgacttatcaacaacatttgtatcacatgacttatcaGATTGGGGAAGGTTGTCAGGGACATAGTGTGCCACCAACCGCCCCAAATCAGTCCCCAATAACACATTTGCTGGAATGTCTCGGGACACCCCCACATCTTTCCATCCCCTTACAGCACCCCAGTCCAGGAAAACACGGGCCATTGGGAAAGATTGGCGAACACCCCAAACCCCAGTAACCGTCAGGGTCTTCCCCGGGATAAGTTTACTAGGCAACACGAATTCAGGGCGGATGAGAGTTTGTTCTGCACCAGTGTCCTTCAGCCCCTCAGTGATGGTGTCGCCCACGGTAACGGGCTGCCTGTTCTCACAGGCTCGACCACCCGTCTGAACCACGAACAGGACATTGGCACTAGGCCCTCGAGCCTCAGGTGTGGagctcctcttctgcctctctggacaagcagagctgaggtgtccaggctggttgcaggaaaaacacctgcaagGGTCAGAGGTGGGCCaggcactggtggatgacacaggacctatGGGAGGTCGGCTAGCAAGGGCAAGGGGGGTAGTAGTGGTAGTTATTACCTTACCCCCATTCCAGCTGGCggaggacggcttccgcacctttgATGCACGCTTGGCCTCATAGGTGTCGGCAATCTGgggtgcttttgaggcctcctttggctcttggtccataacaaactgtcgaacctccacaggacaaagatgtaggagttggtccttcaccattagATCCCTtagctcctcaaaggttgtaacggacagtccttggatccactggtcaaaggtggttCGGAGCCCATCCACCACAtcactgtagctgtcatgaggtccgcgcTGAAGGGTCCGAAATTTTTtgcggtacacctctggagtcagctgatacttccgtattagggcctgctttatggcctcatagtctccactctgctcttgaaggAGACTGGCAAacacgtccagggccttgcctcgcagccctggggttaagtatcgtgcccattgtgctgggggcaactggtactgcaagcaagtcttttcaaattccctcagaaaggtgtccaagtccccatccttttccatcacaggaaagtgctccggtcggggcttaaagctgctggcattattggactcaccgttcagtgaggaagatgtctgctgacgGGCTTGGAGGACCttaaattcatggtctctctgggattgacgctcggctctctcagcctctcgatcttGATATTGCTGTATGAGCTTCAGCCGTCCCTCCCGGTCATCTGCAGCAAGTTGTTTTAGGGCcatctgcaggtaggagtccatgctgCTCTGGTCGCTTCTCTGGCTTGAAGCTGCCGAAGAAGCCCTGACTGCAGTATCATCCAGGGCTTGTCTTGTCTCCCCGTCATTAGCACTGGGGGAACGGACTTGCTTTGCGTCCCATTGTAACAGTTCTTTAATGAGATCTGGCTTCTTTTTGCCATTGACATCAATCTCTCTGGTCGTGCAGATGGCAATCAGAGTCTCCTTCGTCAGCTGGCTGTACCAACCTCTGGTCAGCGCACCATAGttaccaaataaaagataggatagaaaaacaagagagaagggagggggtaactgctacacgtacagtattgttccaggtatatttaaacactgagtttgaTCCTCAAAagatttgcaagtttttagtgaaagggatgattgctcaaaccagatcactaatgctctatatcccaccgctgccaccaatttgtcatgaacagctgggggagtcactcagatatcccgcagcttttTGCTAATTTGTCACAAACacaactactctctagcgccccctccttgtcggcaggccacatttggtactgcaggacaatgtataaaatgaggctgctgagctaataatgacaaatattggaggtctcacagcaagagtaaatgtatatatcacagattcccgctaatggaatatatatgtacctccgtacccttaatgatagcactccaataattctatgcaataataattatgctgccaccacccagcttttcgggatagctggggacccgtttcagatagcataaggcccttcgggtttttggattcgtatataaagcatgaggaaagaagagattaaattttatatatttaatccgaaaataggcagtgtttaaaaaatatacaagaatttacaaaagggaacaatacacatacagtatagacagttacataaaataaaaaggaaagaaaaatgaaagattactacacctggtcacagATTATGGCTCAGATATATGGGGAGAGGCAGCCCCTGGGAACTGGACAAACCTATACAAAGCATGTATATCCTCTGGCATTGACCCAGTGTGTACTAAGACACTTGCTTTTATCAACCTCTGCCCCACCCGCAGcaccacctctgctgacatcatgtaagggaggGTGTTTTCTCCTCTTCCAACATTTATGAATCCTCATATCTCTGTGTCGAAGCTTCCCACGCAGACGATATTACCTTCAttttttatattatgattttagcagaaggtggataccacacaaggggAATCTGGTATGTTCTGGGtggcagatattaatttgtggctcttaCGTATGTCCTACGATTGAGctgaaatatgtgagatgtgcgttATGGAGCTTCGAAATCagcggtatgcccgccatatctgggaTACCTATGTATCTcacaatattaatacttccccaacggaGACAATACTGCTGCCCCAGCCCTTTGATCAGCAAAGCTATATTCCTGTAGGAAACTTGTACTCCGCCCCTGTGTATAGATTGTAGACGGAGTGTCTCTGGCTATGCAGGGGGTCTTTGAAGAACTGGGGGAAAGTGTGATAAGCTAATTCAAATGTATCTGTTCCATCTCCTGACAAGGAAATCTTGTCCTGACTGTTAATTTGGcagggctctggagggagggggtGGGAATGACTCCTGATCCAGAGACcctgaaaacatatctgcttattatattttcatgacaagCTTCACGGTTTTGGTAGTTTTATTCTCTATAAGCTTCTATGAGGAGCCTCAAAAAACACTTTGCTTATGTTTTAAATGcagaatgaaagttttactggagtaTTAAAAACAAAAATGCTGCCTCAAatttgcaccaaaaatgcatgaaaaaggAAAGgtggagaagattgttattgcgcagTGTGGAGTGGACACCGGCACATAAAAAGTATCAGAAAAAAAAGCACAGTACATTATGTGTGAACACAGTGTTACATTTTTACAAATACTTATGGATTTAGGAGAAAAAAACATCACCATTTTTTGTGCCATTTACCCATCACTGTAAATCTGTTAAGTGCATTGCACGAGTTGATACAATTTGtgatatttatttatataaaaagtGCATTTAAAATGTTAGTACTATAACTGATTTTCAATATTTTTGTATTAATtttctagaaagaaaaaaagtATCTGAATTTTATTTTACCCCTAGAATTCAGGTAGATAGATACGCCCTGAGATGTACAATGTGCCTGTAATGAAGAAGAATGCAATGCACATTCCAGTACAGAAAATTCTTGTACACTTGTAAATAAAATCTGTGGCTCATAGCGCTATTGCTGCTGCCCACAATGTTACTGGTTGGGAGTCCAAATCCCAGGGAAAAAGGAAGAATAAGTAATGAATGTACTGTATGTAGAGAGGACAGAGATGCCGGCCCTGCATCCCGGTAGAAAGAACTACCGAGCAATAAACTGAATGACACATGTAGTGAGCATGGAAGGAGATGAAGCATTGCAAAGTGTGATGGAAAGTTAAGATGTAGCCCTGACCTCTTGGGACAGCGCCGCCAAATTGGGACTATGGTACCTATGATGTAATGTATGCTCTGCTCTGTACAGGAGATAATGCTCAGCACCTTCAGTCTGTTTGGGGACATCTGGAAGAATTATTTTCCGGTTAAGAAAAGGTGAGCACTAAAATGAGTCCGGTGTTTGCCAACAGTAAAGActcctgagaccattcatgtgtgggggcttctTATCTATAAAGGGTGCTCACTCAATCCGTGGGgttttctcatccatggagggggctcactcacaatgtaTGGTGGCTTGTCATCCATGGAGTGGGCTcagtcacaatgtgtgggggcttctcatccatggagggggctcactcccaatatgtggaggcttctcacgCGTGGAAGAGGCTCAGACACAATGTGTGGGGGCCTTGTCATCCATTGAGTGGG contains:
- the LOC142257859 gene encoding uncharacterized protein LOC142257859 produces the protein MALKQLAADDREGRLKLIQQYQDREAERAERQSQRDHEFKVLQARQQTSSSLNGESNNASSFKPRPEHFPVMEKDGDLDTFLREFEKTCLQYQLPPAQWARYLTPGLRGKALDVFASLLQEQSGDYEAIKQALIRKYQLTPEVYRKKFRTLQRGPHDSYSDVVDGLRTTFDQWIQGLSVTTFEELRDLMVKDQLLHLCPVEVRQFVMDQEPKEASKAPQIADTYEAKRASKVRKPSSASWNGGKVITTTTTPLALASRPPIGPVSSTSAWPTSDPCRCFSCNQPGHLSSACPERQKRSSTPEARGPSANVLFVVQTGGRACENRQPVTVGDTITEGLKDTGAEQTLIRPEFVLPSKLIPGKTLTVTGVWGVRQSFPMARVFLDWGAVRGWKDVGVSRDIPANVLLGTDLGRLVAHYVPDNLPQSDKSCDTNVVDKSCDASAVDNLCDANVVNKSCDASAVDKLCDVSPIKSCDPNIGDQKVIINVVHENKVDDCVGNFSHATLRVTWLRPSPR